The Tetrapisispora phaffii CBS 4417 chromosome 5, complete genome genome segment CTCTTTCCCCTTGTGACTACAATAAATGTCCATGATAAGAGAACACAAATATGTATAATAGTGTTTATAAATGTCATATATGACCATGGTTAATgattattcaattatatatttaccCGCACACCAGTACATTAACTTGTCGTACCCAGTACCTGTCACTCTTTGTAACTGTCTCCTCTAGTATGCACCAGTTAGTTTAAACAGTTACATCCCAGGCCGTTATTAGTGTTCGTTAAAGTCACCATACGTCAAAACGCAGTCGCTTGCAACGTGTATGTACTGTCTTCATTCACCAGTATGATATCAAGACAGTCGAcgtttcaatttcttttttttttaacttaCGAAGTTAATTCACCCAAGAACAAGAGACCGCGTCTTATTAGTAGTTTGCATCCAACTTTGAAGCACATCGGAGTAGTAGTAGTCTTGACTTTTAAACGGTAAAGAACATATACAATTGCGAGAGCCATGCACCTACTCACTCACTCAACACTCAATCATCGACACCTTTATCTCAATCGTTTCATACAATTGACAACGTACTGAAACGAAACGAAACTGtgttctttcttcttcgaACTGTTACGAAAACAGCTGCCACCAATCTTCTTTCTAACCATTTCGTTTTTTGTATTTCCGTAAACGAGCAACAAAATACAGCCGTCTCCACGGCCGTTTCTTCATGCACTGGTgttcaaatgataaaaatcatgaaaaaaataacacaAAGACCAGATCATCGTTTAAATCCCTCGAGAGAAGGTGAAAAACTTTAACAGAATAAACAATCCGTCTCGTCTGCACCTCATTGAATATGCTATATATACTTACTTGATGCAAGCAAAGAACTCTTAAAGACCATATAATCTGTtacaatatcattatcGTCAAGTACTTTGTGGGTCTCTATGTCGACTTTTGTCTCATTCGCACCTTTGGATTACTCTATTTTACTGTTCAGCTAGTCCATCACCGTTACTGATAGGAAGCTGGAAGTGGAAGtgaagaacaaaaaaagaaaagcaTGCTCATGTACATTGCTCTTGAAGGTCTATTCTTTTCTTGTTAGATGAGTAGATTTAGGTTTTACTTTTTTATCGTAAAACTTCAACTTAGCAATGGAAAAAGTTTAccttctttatttttataattaactAGAGAAATAAGAGTAGTCTTTTATCGAGGTAGCAAATTTTATTGTCTATATACATGCATGATATTGTATTAACTCTCTATGTGCAGGGAGAGATAGATCCTGTCACTTGTTTTCTTGACATCTAGTTTCATATATACActtacatatatatataagacGTTACTACTAAATTATTGGTTTATTTTGACCTTTTTTCTGTTGTATTTCACTTGATTCTACTTTCAGAACTCACTCAAGTGTATACCACAGTTTTTGCAGTGccacatatatataccgATTTTAAAGATGAACAAGACTGATATCATTGTTTTAGGTGTTTTAGTCGTTTGTGTTCTATTGTATACAAAGAGAGAAACTATCAAAGCTATCATCGCTGATATAATCGGTGGTGATGATAGTGATATTTCTGCAGATTCCTCAGGAAGTAGAGATATAGCTCAAGTTTTATCacagaataataaaaattactTGGTTTTGTTTGCTTCTCAAACTGGTACGGCTGAAGATTATGCTAAGAAGTTCGCAAAGGAACTGACTTCAAAATATCAGTTGAACGTTATGTGTGTTGATGTTGAAAATTATGATTTTGAGACGTTGAACGATATCCCTTCAAAATGCATGGTTTCTTTATTCATTTCGACTTATGGTGAAGGTGATTTCCCGGATGGTGCCGTCAAGTTCGAAGATTTCTTATCTGAAGCTGCCGACTCTAACGGTTTGGCAAACATATCGATCTCTACTTTTGGTTTGGGTAACTCTACTTACGAATTCTTCAATGGTGCAGGTAAGAAGGCTGTCGAGCACATGACCAATGCGGGTGCCACCATTGTTGGTGACTTGGGCTGTGGTGATGATGCCGCTGGTACTACTGATGAAGATTACATGGCCTGGAAAGAACGTATTTTCGAAGAGTTAAAGGAAAAATTACAACTAGATGAACATGATGAATCTTTCGAATCCTCGTTCAAATACGAACCTTTGGAATCCATCACCGATGACGTCTCCCTCGGTGAACCATCCTTCCAATACCTACCTGCTTCTAAATTATCCTTCAACGATGCCGGTATCCAATTAGGTCCATTCGATGCTTCTCACCCATACGTTGCTCCATTTGTTAAAAGTGTTGAATTGTTCAAATCGGACGACCGTAACTGTATTCACTCTGAAATTGATATCTCTGGCTCTAACATGAAATATACCACCGGTGATCATTTGGGTATTTGGCCATCTAATGCTAACGAAAAGGTAGACCAATTCTTAAAAGTCTTTGGTCTCAATGGcaagaatattttcaacTTAACTCCAAAAGATGCTACCGTCAAAGTCCCATTCCCTGTCCCAACAACCATTGATTCTGCTGTTAGACATTACTTAGAAATTACTGGTCCAATTGCTAGACAATTATTTGCTCAATTAGTTGAATTTGCTccaaatgaagaaattaaaaaaaaattaactgTTTTATCGCAAGACAAAGACTTATTTGCTAAGGAAATCACTTCAAAGAAGTTTAACCTTGCTGACGCTCTACTATACTTATCTAATGGTGAATATATCTGGACATCTGTTCCATGGGAATTCTTGCTTGAAAACGTTTCACCGTTATTACCACGTTATTACTccatttcttcttcttccttaTCTGAAAAGCAAACTATTCATATCACCTCGGTTGTTGAAAACTCTCCAAATGAGCATGCTGAGATTGGTAATACTATTGGTGTGGCTACTAACTTGATTagaaatattcaattagCTCAAAACAAGGTCGATATTGCTTCTTCTAACTTACCAGTTACTTATGACTTAAGCGGTCCGCGTGATTTATTCAGTGGCTTCAAATTACCAATGCATGTTAGACGTTCTACTTTTAGATTACCAACTAATCCATCCACTCCAGTTATTATGATCGGTCCAGGTACCGGTGTTGCTCCGTTCCGTGGTTTCATTAGAGATCGTGTTCATATGGTTGACACTCAAGAAAATGTCAAATTCGGAAAGCACATGCTGTTCTACGGTTCTAGA includes the following:
- the NCP1 gene encoding NADPH--hemoprotein reductase (similar to Saccharomyces cerevisiae NCP1 (YHR042W); ancestral locus Anc_5.292), whose product is MNKTDIIVLGVLVVCVLLYTKRETIKAIIADIIGGDDSDISADSSGSRDIAQVLSQNNKNYLVLFASQTGTAEDYAKKFAKELTSKYQLNVMCVDVENYDFETLNDIPSKCMVSLFISTYGEGDFPDGAVKFEDFLSEAADSNGLANISISTFGLGNSTYEFFNGAGKKAVEHMTNAGATIVGDLGCGDDAAGTTDEDYMAWKERIFEELKEKLQLDEHDESFESSFKYEPLESITDDVSLGEPSFQYLPASKLSFNDAGIQLGPFDASHPYVAPFVKSVELFKSDDRNCIHSEIDISGSNMKYTTGDHLGIWPSNANEKVDQFLKVFGLNGKNIFNLTPKDATVKVPFPVPTTIDSAVRHYLEITGPIARQLFAQLVEFAPNEEIKKKLTVLSQDKDLFAKEITSKKFNLADALLYLSNGEYIWTSVPWEFLLENVSPLLPRYYSISSSSLSEKQTIHITSVVENSPNEHAEIGNTIGVATNLIRNIQLAQNKVDIASSNLPVTYDLSGPRDLFSGFKLPMHVRRSTFRLPTNPSTPVIMIGPGTGVAPFRGFIRDRVHMVDTQENVKFGKHMLFYGSRNTDDYLYQEEWPEYAKKLDTSFEMITCHSRIPGQKKVYVQDMLSERAADISTLINDGAFIYVCGDAGRMAKDVNSVITNIISSNKGISTEDAAEIVKMLKTSGRYQEDIW